A portion of the Pseudomonas synxantha BG33R genome contains these proteins:
- a CDS encoding potassium transporter Kup, protein MGQASSQAAGAEHSNAKPIGMLVAAVGVVYGDIGTSPLYTLKEVFNGGYGVQVNHDGVLGILALIFWSLIWVVSIKYMLFVLRADNQGEGGIMALTALARRAAGERAKLRSFLVVCGLCGAALFYGDSMITPAISVLSAIEGLELAFDGLEKWVVPIALIVLVALFLIQKHGTDRIGKLFGPVMVTWFLVLGGLGVYGILQQPEVLNALNPAWGVRFFMVHPGIGVAILGAVVLALTGAEALYADMGHFGRKPIARAWFILVLPALVLNYFGQGAMLLGDPEAARNPFYLLAPSWALIPLVGLSTLATVIASQAVISGAFSLTRQAIQLGYIPRMHIQHTSSAEQGQIYIGAVNWSLMVGVILLVLGFESSGALASAYGVAVTGTMLMTTILVSAVMLLLWKWPPVLAVPVLLCCLLVDGLFFAANVPKVIQGGAFPVLAGIVLFVLMTTWKRGKQLLVERLDEGGLPLPIFISSIRVQPPHRVQGTAVFLTARPDAVPHALLHNLLHNQVLHEQVVLLTVVYEDIPRVPAARRFEVDSYGEGFFRVILHFGFTDEPDVPEALKLCHLDDLDFSPMRTTYFLSRETVIASRIKGMARWRETLFAFMLKNANGNLRFFKLPVNRVIELGTQVEM, encoded by the coding sequence ATGGGTCAGGCAAGTAGTCAGGCAGCAGGTGCCGAGCATTCAAACGCCAAACCGATTGGCATGCTGGTGGCGGCAGTCGGGGTGGTTTATGGCGATATCGGGACCAGCCCGCTCTACACCCTTAAAGAGGTGTTCAACGGCGGTTACGGGGTGCAGGTCAATCATGACGGCGTGTTGGGGATCCTGGCGCTGATCTTCTGGTCGCTGATCTGGGTGGTGTCGATCAAGTACATGTTGTTCGTGCTACGTGCCGACAACCAGGGCGAGGGCGGCATCATGGCGCTCACGGCGTTGGCGCGGCGGGCAGCCGGGGAGCGCGCTAAATTGCGCAGTTTCCTGGTGGTGTGCGGCCTGTGTGGCGCGGCGCTCTTTTATGGCGACAGCATGATCACCCCGGCGATTTCGGTATTGTCGGCCATTGAAGGCCTGGAACTGGCGTTCGACGGCCTGGAAAAATGGGTGGTGCCCATTGCGTTGATCGTGCTGGTGGCGCTGTTTCTGATCCAGAAACACGGCACCGATCGTATCGGCAAGCTGTTCGGCCCGGTGATGGTCACCTGGTTCCTGGTGTTGGGCGGTCTCGGGGTGTACGGCATTCTGCAGCAGCCTGAAGTATTGAATGCGCTGAACCCTGCATGGGGCGTGCGCTTCTTTATGGTTCACCCCGGCATCGGCGTGGCAATTCTTGGCGCGGTGGTGCTGGCCTTGACCGGCGCCGAAGCGTTGTACGCCGACATGGGCCACTTCGGGCGCAAGCCTATCGCCCGTGCCTGGTTCATCCTGGTGCTGCCGGCGCTGGTGCTCAACTATTTCGGCCAGGGCGCGATGCTGCTGGGCGATCCGGAGGCCGCGCGCAACCCGTTTTACCTGCTGGCACCGAGCTGGGCGCTGATCCCGCTGGTGGGCTTGTCCACCCTGGCGACCGTGATCGCGTCCCAGGCAGTCATTTCCGGTGCGTTCTCGTTGACCCGCCAGGCGATCCAGTTGGGTTACATCCCGCGTATGCACATCCAGCACACTTCGAGTGCCGAGCAAGGCCAGATCTACATCGGCGCCGTGAACTGGTCGTTGATGGTGGGCGTGATCCTGCTGGTGCTGGGCTTCGAATCTTCCGGTGCCCTGGCGTCGGCCTACGGCGTAGCGGTGACCGGCACCATGCTGATGACCACCATCCTGGTGTCGGCGGTCATGCTGTTGCTGTGGAAGTGGCCACCAGTGCTGGCGGTGCCGGTGTTGCTCTGCTGCTTGCTGGTGGACGGTCTGTTTTTCGCCGCCAACGTGCCCAAGGTGATCCAGGGCGGCGCGTTCCCGGTACTGGCGGGGATCGTGTTGTTCGTGTTGATGACCACCTGGAAGCGCGGCAAGCAATTGCTGGTCGAGCGCCTCGACGAGGGTGGGCTGCCATTGCCGATTTTTATCAGCAGCATCCGCGTGCAGCCGCCTCATCGCGTGCAGGGCACGGCGGTGTTCCTGACCGCGCGCCCGGATGCGGTGCCCCACGCGCTGTTGCATAACCTGCTGCACAACCAGGTGCTGCATGAGCAGGTGGTGCTGCTGACGGTGGTCTACGAAGACATTCCACGGGTGCCTGCCGCACGGCGTTTCGAGGTGGACTCCTACGGTGAGGGTTTCTTTCGCGTGATCCTGCATTTCGGGTTCACCGATGAGCCGGACGTGCCCGAAGCGCTGAAGCTGTGTCATCTGGATGATCTGGATTTCAGCCCGATGCGCACCACCTATTTCCTCAGCCGCGAGACCGTGATCGCCTCGCGCATCAAGGGCATGGCGCGCTGGCGCGAAACCTTGTTCGCCTTCATGTTGAAGAACGCCAACGGTAACCTGCGCTTCTTCAAGCTGCCGGTAAACCGTGTGATCGAGCTGGGCACCCAGGTCGAAATGTAA
- a CDS encoding NADH:flavin oxidoreductase/NADH oxidase, with product MSQLLEPYTLRQLTLLNRIAVSPMCQYSSDDGLANDWHLVHLGSRAVGGAGLIFTEATAVTADGRITAQDLGLWNDAQIEPLRRITRFIAAQGAVAGIQLAHAGRKASTHRPWIGKHGSVKPEEGGWVPVGPSPIAFDPNHTQPKQLDEGQIQQVIADFVAAAKRALTAGFEVVEIHAAHGYLLHQFLSPISNQRQDHYGGSFENRIRLVLEVTKAVRAAWPQELPLFVRVSATDWVEDGWNPDETVELARRLKDLGVDLIDVSSGGTAANAEIPTGPGYQTRFAERVRKESGIATGTVGMITEPAQAEHILRTCQADIIFLARELLRDPYWPLHADDDLGGRKAIWPAQYQRATHRDQPIHESDLRD from the coding sequence ATGAGTCAGCTGCTCGAACCCTATACCCTGCGCCAATTGACCCTGCTCAACCGCATCGCGGTCTCGCCGATGTGCCAATACTCCAGCGACGACGGCCTGGCCAATGATTGGCACCTGGTGCATCTCGGCAGCCGAGCCGTGGGGGGCGCGGGGTTGATTTTCACCGAAGCCACCGCCGTGACGGCTGATGGGCGTATCACCGCCCAGGACCTGGGCCTGTGGAACGACGCCCAGATCGAGCCGCTGCGGCGTATCACGCGCTTTATCGCGGCCCAGGGCGCGGTGGCGGGTATTCAACTGGCCCATGCCGGGCGCAAGGCCAGCACCCATCGTCCCTGGATCGGCAAACATGGCAGTGTCAAGCCGGAGGAGGGCGGGTGGGTGCCGGTGGGCCCTTCGCCGATTGCCTTCGACCCCAATCACACCCAGCCCAAGCAATTGGACGAAGGGCAGATCCAGCAAGTAATCGCCGACTTTGTCGCTGCCGCCAAGCGTGCCTTGACCGCAGGTTTTGAAGTGGTGGAAATCCATGCTGCCCATGGCTACCTGCTGCACCAGTTTCTCTCGCCCATCAGCAACCAGCGTCAGGACCACTACGGTGGCTCGTTCGAAAACCGCATTCGCCTGGTGCTGGAGGTGACCAAGGCCGTACGTGCGGCCTGGCCTCAGGAGTTGCCACTGTTTGTGCGGGTATCGGCCACCGATTGGGTGGAGGACGGCTGGAACCCGGATGAAACCGTGGAATTGGCGCGCCGCCTGAAAGACTTGGGTGTTGACCTGATCGATGTGTCCTCCGGCGGCACCGCCGCCAATGCCGAGATCCCCACCGGCCCGGGCTACCAGACGCGCTTCGCCGAGCGCGTGCGCAAGGAATCAGGCATCGCCACTGGCACGGTTGGCATGATTACCGAACCGGCCCAGGCCGAGCACATCCTGCGCACCTGCCAGGCCGACATCATCTTCCTGGCCCGTGAACTGCTGCGCGACCCGTACTGGCCGCTGCATGCCGACGATGACCTGGGCGGGCGCAAGGCTATCTGGCCGGCGCAGTACCAGCGGGCAACCCATCGGGACCAGCCGATCCATGAATCGGATCTGCGCGATTGA
- a CDS encoding glucan biosynthesis protein D, producing the protein MHRRNLLKASMAIAAYTGLSASGLLAAQAWAGNRAADGKAVAFDFETLKAQAKQLATRGYQDTKQVLPPTLATMTPQNFNAIGYDGNHSLWKELNGQLDVQFFHVGMGFKTPVRMHSVDPKTREAREVHFRPSLFNYEKTTVDTQQLTGDLGFSGFKLFKAPELDRHDVLSFLGASYFRAVDSTGQYGLSARGLAIDTYAKKREEFPDFTQFWFETPDKNATRFVVYALLDSPSATGAYRFDIDCQAKQVVMAIDAHINARTAIEQLGIAPMTSMFSCGTHERRMCDTIHPQIHDSDRLAMWRGNGEWICRPLNNPAKLQFNAFADTDPKGFGLVQTDHEFASYQDTVDWYSKRPSLWVEPTTAWGEGSIDLLEIPTTGETLDNIVAFWTPKKPVAAGDSLNYGYKLYWSALPPVSTPLAQVDATRSGMGGFTEGWAPGEHYPKVWARRFAVDFKGGGLDRLPAGTGIEPVVTCSHGEVKDFSVLVLDNIKGYRILFDWYPTSDSVEPVELRLFIRTQDRTLSETWLYQYFPPAPEQRKYT; encoded by the coding sequence ATGCACCGCAGGAATTTGCTCAAAGCATCCATGGCCATTGCGGCTTACACCGGTTTGTCGGCCAGCGGCCTGCTGGCCGCGCAGGCTTGGGCCGGGAACCGTGCCGCCGACGGCAAGGCCGTGGCGTTCGATTTCGAAACGCTCAAGGCGCAAGCCAAGCAACTGGCCACCCGTGGCTATCAAGACACTAAGCAGGTGCTGCCGCCAACCCTGGCCACCATGACCCCGCAGAATTTCAACGCCATTGGCTACGACGGTAACCATTCGTTGTGGAAAGAGTTGAACGGCCAACTGGACGTGCAGTTCTTCCATGTCGGCATGGGTTTCAAGACGCCGGTGCGCATGCACAGTGTCGACCCCAAGACCCGCGAGGCTCGCGAAGTGCATTTCCGCCCTTCGCTGTTCAACTATGAAAAAACCACGGTGGACACCCAGCAACTGACCGGCGACCTGGGTTTTTCCGGCTTCAAGCTGTTCAAGGCGCCGGAGCTGGACCGCCATGACGTGCTGTCGTTTCTCGGCGCCAGCTACTTTCGTGCGGTGGATTCCACCGGCCAATATGGCCTGTCGGCCCGTGGCCTGGCGATTGATACCTACGCGAAAAAACGCGAGGAATTCCCCGATTTCACGCAGTTCTGGTTCGAAACTCCGGACAAGAATGCCACCCGTTTTGTGGTCTATGCCCTGCTCGACTCGCCAAGCGCCACCGGCGCCTACCGCTTCGATATCGACTGCCAGGCCAAACAGGTGGTGATGGCAATCGACGCGCACATCAATGCACGCACCGCCATCGAACAATTGGGCATCGCACCCATGACCAGCATGTTCAGTTGCGGCACCCATGAACGGCGCATGTGCGACACCATCCACCCGCAAATCCACGACTCGGACCGCCTGGCCATGTGGCGCGGCAATGGCGAGTGGATCTGCCGCCCGTTGAACAACCCGGCCAAGCTGCAATTCAACGCGTTCGCCGACACCGACCCCAAAGGCTTCGGCCTGGTGCAGACCGACCATGAGTTCGCCAGCTACCAGGACACCGTCGACTGGTACAGCAAACGCCCAAGCCTGTGGGTTGAACCTACCACCGCGTGGGGTGAAGGCTCGATCGACCTGCTGGAGATCCCCACCACCGGCGAAACCCTGGACAATATCGTCGCCTTCTGGACCCCGAAAAAGCCCGTGGCCGCGGGTGATTCGCTCAACTATGGCTACAAGTTGTACTGGAGCGCACTGCCACCGGTGAGCACGCCGTTGGCGCAGGTCGACGCGACCCGGTCAGGCATGGGTGGTTTTACCGAAGGCTGGGCACCCGGCGAGCATTACCCGAAGGTGTGGGCGCGGCGTTTCGCCGTAGACTTCAAAGGCGGCGGGCTGGATCGCCTGCCAGCGGGCACCGGCATCGAGCCGGTGGTGACCTGCTCCCATGGTGAGGTGAAGGATTTCAGCGTGCTGGTGCTGGATAACATCAAGGGCTATCGCATCCTGTTCGACTGGTACCCCACCAGCGACAGTGTGGAGCCGGTGGAGCTGCGCCTGTTTATTCGCACCCAAGACCGCACCCTGAGCGAAACCTGGCTGTATCAGTACTTCCCGCCCGCACCGGAGCAGCGCAAGTACACCTGA
- a CDS encoding tellurite resistance TerB family protein, whose amino-acid sequence MNTRGLLDQLLKSGQDMLQNKAGGQRKSNDKSALGGLLGGSGLGSMLGGAGGGALAAGAMGLLLGNKKARKFGGKALTYGGLAALGVIAYKAYGNWQAQQASAPQGEPQTIDRLPPAQVEQHSQGILKALVAAAKADGHVDERERALIEGEFTKLDNDQELQHWLHAELNKPLDPTDVARAASTPEMAAEMYIASVMLVDEENFMEKAYLDELARQLKLEPGLKLELEKQVRLNAALPR is encoded by the coding sequence ATGAATACCCGCGGATTGCTCGATCAGTTGCTCAAGTCTGGCCAGGATATGTTGCAAAACAAGGCTGGCGGCCAACGCAAATCCAACGACAAAAGCGCCCTTGGCGGTTTACTCGGCGGTAGCGGGCTGGGCAGCATGCTCGGCGGTGCCGGCGGCGGCGCCCTGGCGGCCGGAGCCATGGGCTTGCTGCTGGGCAACAAAAAAGCGCGCAAATTCGGCGGCAAGGCCCTGACCTACGGCGGCCTGGCCGCATTGGGTGTGATTGCCTATAAAGCCTACGGCAACTGGCAAGCCCAGCAAGCCAGCGCCCCCCAAGGCGAACCACAAACCATCGACCGCCTGCCTCCGGCCCAGGTTGAACAACACAGCCAGGGCATTCTCAAGGCACTGGTGGCCGCCGCAAAGGCAGACGGCCATGTGGATGAGCGCGAGCGCGCGTTGATCGAAGGCGAATTCACCAAGCTGGACAACGACCAGGAACTGCAACACTGGCTGCACGCCGAACTCAACAAGCCCCTGGACCCCACCGACGTCGCCCGCGCCGCCAGCACCCCGGAAATGGCCGCCGAAATGTACATCGCCAGCGTCATGCTGGTGGATGAGGAAAATTTCATGGAAAAAGCCTACCTGGATGAACTGGCCCGCCAACTGAAACTTGAACCCGGCTTAAAGCTGGAGCTGGAAAAGCAAGTGCGGCTCAACGCAGCTCTGCCCCGCTAA
- a CDS encoding methyl-accepting chemotaxis protein: MKNWTLRQRILASFAVIIAIMLLMVVLSYSRLLKIEASENSVRDDAVPGVFFSSMIRSAWVDSYLQTQELVGIHENQGISEEDKQDYKSFEARLEQHMASYAGTINITQDRTEFDAFEKLHQNYNAILAQVLAAHQSNNPAEALRLFNEQLTPAWTAGRMKLNDIINENKQVADNATAAIDDAVAAAKVSMGVSLLLAILAAALCGLLLMRAIMAPMQRIVQILEVMRTGDLSKRLNLERKDEFNAVETGFNDMMTELTALVSQAQRSSVQVTTSVTEIAATSKQQQATATETAATTTEIGATSREIAATSKDLVRTMTEVSTAADQASVAAGSGQQGLARMEETMHSVMGAADLVNAKLAILNEKAGNINQVVVTIVKVADQTNLLSLNAAIEAEKAGEYGRGFAVVATEVRRLADQTAVATYDIEQMVREIQSAVSAGVMGMDKFSEEVRRGMFEVQQVGEQLSQIIHQVQALAPRVLMVNEGMQAQATGAEQINHALVQLGDASSQTVESLRQASFAIDELSQVAVGLRSGVSRFKV; the protein is encoded by the coding sequence GTGAAGAACTGGACCCTGCGCCAAAGGATTTTGGCGAGCTTTGCGGTAATTATCGCCATCATGCTGCTGATGGTGGTGCTCTCCTATTCGCGCCTGCTCAAGATCGAAGCCAGCGAAAACTCCGTGCGCGACGACGCCGTGCCCGGCGTGTTTTTCAGCTCGATGATCCGCAGCGCCTGGGTCGACAGCTACCTGCAAACCCAGGAACTGGTCGGGATCCACGAAAACCAGGGCATTTCCGAGGAAGACAAGCAGGACTACAAGTCATTCGAAGCGCGGCTTGAGCAGCACATGGCCAGTTACGCGGGCACGATCAATATCACCCAGGATCGGACCGAATTCGATGCCTTCGAAAAACTGCACCAGAACTACAACGCCATTCTCGCCCAGGTCCTGGCGGCTCATCAGAGCAACAACCCGGCCGAGGCGCTAAGGCTGTTCAACGAACAACTGACCCCCGCCTGGACCGCAGGCCGCATGAAGCTCAACGACATCATCAATGAGAACAAACAGGTCGCCGACAATGCCACCGCTGCCATCGATGATGCCGTAGCAGCGGCAAAGGTCAGCATGGGCGTCTCGCTGCTGCTGGCGATTCTCGCCGCGGCGCTGTGCGGCCTGTTGCTGATGCGCGCGATCATGGCGCCGATGCAGCGTATCGTGCAGATCCTCGAGGTCATGCGCACCGGCGACCTGAGCAAGCGCCTGAACCTGGAGCGCAAGGACGAATTCAACGCGGTCGAAACCGGCTTCAACGACATGATGACCGAGCTGACTGCCCTGGTGTCCCAGGCGCAGCGTTCGTCGGTGCAGGTCACCACCTCGGTCACCGAGATCGCCGCGACCTCCAAGCAGCAACAGGCCACCGCCACGGAAACCGCAGCCACCACCACGGAAATCGGCGCCACCTCCCGCGAGATTGCGGCCACGTCCAAGGATCTGGTGCGTACCATGACCGAAGTGTCCACCGCCGCCGACCAGGCCTCGGTGGCCGCCGGTTCCGGCCAGCAGGGCCTGGCACGCATGGAAGAGACCATGCACTCGGTGATGGGCGCCGCCGACCTGGTCAACGCCAAGCTGGCGATCCTCAATGAAAAGGCCGGCAACATCAACCAGGTGGTGGTGACCATCGTCAAGGTGGCTGACCAGACCAACCTGTTGTCTCTCAATGCCGCCATCGAAGCGGAGAAAGCCGGTGAATACGGTCGCGGCTTTGCCGTGGTGGCCACCGAAGTGCGCCGCCTGGCCGACCAGACTGCCGTGGCAACCTACGACATCGAGCAAATGGTGCGTGAGATCCAGTCAGCGGTGTCGGCGGGCGTGATGGGCATGGACAAGTTCTCCGAGGAAGTCCGCCGGGGTATGTTCGAAGTGCAGCAAGTGGGCGAGCAACTGTCGCAGATCATCCACCAGGTACAGGCCCTGGCGCCGCGGGTGTTGATGGTCAACGAAGGCATGCAGGCCCAGGCCACCGGCGCCGAACAGATCAACCACGCGCTGGTGCAATTGGGCGATGCCAGCAGCCAGACCGTCGAATCCCTGCGTCAGGCCAGCTTTGCCATTGATGAGCTGAGCCAGGTCGCGGTGGGTCTGCGCAGCGGCGTGTCGCGTTTCAAAGTCTGA
- a CDS encoding chemotaxis protein CheW, producing MSDLAAKRVAVPAAKTALFLVFRIGNERFALKATEVAEVLPRLPLKPIAHAPLWVAGIFAHRGALVPVIDVSALTFGTPAQARTSTRLVLVNYQPQPWSEARGLGLILEQATDTLRCDPAEFQPYGVDNQQAPYLGPVREDAQGLMQWIGIAELLSAEVRALLFCAELSL from the coding sequence ATGAGCGATCTCGCGGCTAAACGCGTCGCCGTCCCGGCAGCGAAAACGGCGTTGTTCCTGGTGTTTCGCATCGGCAACGAACGCTTTGCCCTAAAGGCCACCGAAGTGGCGGAGGTGCTGCCGCGCCTGCCGCTCAAACCCATCGCCCATGCGCCACTGTGGGTGGCGGGTATCTTTGCGCATCGCGGCGCGCTGGTGCCGGTAATCGATGTCAGTGCCCTGACGTTCGGCACCCCGGCCCAGGCTCGCACCAGCACGCGGCTGGTGCTGGTCAACTACCAGCCGCAACCCTGGAGTGAAGCGCGTGGGCTGGGGCTGATCCTGGAGCAGGCCACCGACACCCTGCGTTGCGACCCCGCCGAGTTCCAGCCTTATGGCGTGGACAACCAGCAGGCGCCCTACCTGGGGCCGGTACGCGAGGATGCACAGGGCTTGATGCAGTGGATTGGCATTGCCGAGCTGCTGAGCGCTGAAGTACGCGCCTTGCTGTTTTGCGCCGAGTTAAGCCTATGA
- a CDS encoding CheR family methyltransferase — protein sequence MSSDPRFSAFLKERIGLDVASVGEAIIERAVRQRCQASQAQSTEAYWQLLQHSHDEQQALIEAVIVPETWFFRYPESFATLARLAQLRLVEIKQMRALRILSLPCSTGEEPYSIAMALLDAGLAPHQFKVQGMDVSPLSVERARRGVYGKNSFRGADLEFRDRHFTEETGGYRIADRVREQVRLQVGNLLDPTLLANEPTYDFVFCRNLLIYFDQPTQKQVFDVLKELTHVDGVLFIGPAEGSLLGRHGMRSIGVPQSFAFSRHVEQTPPPVFVPMPAPAPQRSAAPIPLKPRPFSTVSTQVPPVKVPHTDAGDLLGQIATLANEGKSAEARAACERYLSSHPPVAQVFYWLGLLSDVAGSALEAQGYYRKALYLEPQHSQALMHLAALLESQGDSAGARRLQARAARSERAHSESER from the coding sequence ATGAGCAGTGACCCGCGTTTTTCGGCGTTCTTGAAAGAACGCATCGGCCTGGACGTTGCCTCGGTGGGCGAGGCGATCATCGAGCGTGCGGTGCGCCAGCGCTGCCAAGCCTCCCAGGCGCAGTCGACGGAGGCCTACTGGCAGCTCCTGCAACATTCCCACGACGAGCAGCAGGCACTGATCGAAGCGGTGATCGTTCCCGAGACCTGGTTTTTCCGCTACCCCGAGTCCTTTGCGACCTTGGCCCGCCTGGCCCAACTGCGGCTGGTCGAGATCAAGCAGATGCGCGCGCTGCGCATCCTCAGCCTGCCGTGTTCGACTGGCGAAGAGCCCTATTCGATTGCCATGGCCTTGTTGGATGCGGGCCTGGCGCCCCATCAGTTCAAGGTTCAGGGGATGGACGTCAGCCCGCTGTCGGTGGAACGTGCCCGGCGCGGTGTGTACGGCAAGAACTCGTTTCGCGGGGCCGATCTCGAATTTCGCGACCGCCACTTCACAGAAGAAACCGGCGGTTACCGCATCGCCGACCGGGTGCGCGAGCAAGTGCGTCTGCAAGTGGGCAACTTGCTCGACCCGACACTGCTGGCCAACGAGCCGACCTACGATTTTGTGTTCTGCCGCAACCTGTTGATCTACTTCGACCAGCCGACCCAGAAGCAAGTATTTGATGTGCTCAAGGAACTGACTCATGTGGACGGTGTGCTGTTTATCGGCCCGGCCGAGGGCAGCCTGCTGGGGCGCCATGGCATGCGTTCGATTGGCGTGCCGCAATCCTTTGCCTTCAGTCGACACGTAGAGCAGACCCCGCCGCCGGTATTCGTGCCGATGCCCGCGCCAGCACCGCAGCGCAGTGCAGCACCGATACCACTCAAGCCGCGTCCGTTCAGCACGGTCAGCACTCAGGTGCCGCCGGTCAAGGTGCCCCACACCGACGCAGGGGATTTGCTCGGCCAGATCGCGACCCTGGCCAATGAAGGCAAAAGTGCGGAGGCCCGGGCCGCCTGTGAGCGTTATTTAAGCAGCCACCCGCCGGTTGCCCAGGTGTTCTATTGGTTGGGGTTGCTCAGCGATGTGGCCGGCAGCGCCTTGGAAGCCCAGGGGTATTACCGAAAAGCCTTGTACCTGGAACCGCAGCATTCGCAGGCCTTGATGCATCTGGCTGCGTTGCTCGAATCCCAGGGCGACAGTGCGGGAGCGCGCCGGCTACAAGCCCGCGCCGCCCGTAGCGAGCGAGCACACAGTGAGTCCGAACGATGA
- a CDS encoding chemotaxis protein CheW, which produces MNSPDALDTAGLDLTLTDTQAIDDCWNRIGIHGDRSCPLLDEHIHCRNCSVYSAAATRLLDRYALQQDDQRSQAAAEAGSEVVTRSLLMFRLGEEWLGIATRCLVEVAPLQPIHSLPHQRSRALLGVANVRGALVACLSLVELLGLDSTSSGPSGGRIMPRMLIIAAQDGPIVVPVDEVDGIHAIDERTLNAASASGTQASARYTQGVLQFKGRSLRWLDEAQLLSAVTRSLA; this is translated from the coding sequence ATGAACAGCCCTGACGCGCTCGACACCGCAGGCCTGGACCTGACGCTGACCGATACCCAAGCCATCGATGACTGCTGGAACCGTATCGGCATTCATGGCGACAGGTCCTGCCCACTGCTGGACGAGCATATTCACTGCCGCAACTGCTCGGTGTATTCCGCCGCCGCCACGCGCCTGCTCGACCGCTATGCCCTGCAGCAGGATGATCAGCGCTCGCAGGCCGCTGCCGAAGCGGGTAGCGAGGTGGTCACCCGTTCGCTGTTGATGTTCCGCCTCGGTGAAGAATGGCTCGGTATCGCCACCCGCTGCCTGGTGGAAGTGGCGCCATTGCAACCGATCCACTCCTTGCCGCACCAGCGTTCCCGTGCGCTGCTGGGGGTGGCCAACGTGCGGGGTGCGCTGGTGGCGTGCCTATCGCTGGTGGAACTGCTGGGCCTGGACAGCACCAGCAGCGGGCCCAGTGGCGGGCGGATCATGCCGCGCATGTTGATCATTGCCGCCCAGGACGGTCCGATCGTCGTGCCGGTGGATGAAGTGGATGGCATTCATGCCATCGATGAGCGCACCTTGAACGCGGCCTCGGCCTCCGGTACCCAGGCCAGCGCACGCTATACCCAAGGTGTGTTGCAGTTCAAAGGCCGCAGCCTGCGCTGGCTGGACGAAGCGCAATTGTTGTCCGCCGTGACCCGGAGCCTCGCATGA